A genomic window from Gymnodinialimonas ceratoperidinii includes:
- a CDS encoding adenine deaminase, whose product MEHTPFPSWQDVASDLVAVAAGRTAADLVIRDARVVLVQTREVMDGWQVAIRHGRFAYVGPDASHCIGEGTQVEELSGRYLIPGLCDGHMHIESGMLTPAEFSRAVIPHGTTSMFTDPHEIANVFGLRGVRLMHDEALLQPINVFTQMPSCAPSAPGLETTGYEIGPEDVSTAMEWPGIVGLGEMMNFPGVINGSQQMLAEIAATQAAGKTVGGHYASPDLGPAFHAYVAGGPADEHEGTCEADAVARMRQGMRSMIRLGSAWYDIESQITAITERGLDPRNMIICTDDCFAKTLVEDGHMNRAVRHAIDCGCDPLIALQMATINTATHFGLERELGQIAPGRRADMIVTSDLSTLPIEAVYGRGEKIAEGGTCLVDCPHLDWPDDTRQSVHLGKTLTAADFEIRAEGAEVTANVIGVVENQAPTKALQMDLPVRDGVVEPDGIAQIALVERHRATGEVTNAFVSGFGYGPGMAMASTVAHDSHHMIVVGTDREMMARAAMRLGEVGGGVTLWQDGEEKALVELPIAGLMSDRPASEVAAKVTQLIEAMTAAGCSLNNAYMQHSLLALVVIPELRISDLGLVDVRTFELTPVLP is encoded by the coding sequence ATGGAACATACCCCCTTTCCCTCCTGGCAAGACGTCGCAAGCGACCTCGTTGCCGTTGCCGCAGGCCGGACCGCCGCCGATCTGGTGATCCGCGACGCCCGTGTCGTTCTCGTGCAGACCCGTGAAGTGATGGACGGCTGGCAGGTCGCCATCCGCCACGGCCGCTTCGCCTATGTCGGTCCCGATGCCAGCCATTGCATCGGCGAAGGCACGCAGGTGGAGGAGCTCTCGGGCCGCTACCTCATCCCCGGCCTTTGCGACGGACACATGCATATCGAATCCGGCATGCTGACGCCGGCGGAGTTCTCCCGCGCCGTGATCCCCCATGGCACCACCTCGATGTTCACCGACCCGCACGAGATCGCCAATGTCTTCGGCCTGCGAGGCGTCCGACTGATGCATGACGAAGCGCTGCTGCAGCCGATCAATGTCTTCACCCAGATGCCCTCCTGCGCGCCCTCGGCTCCAGGGCTGGAGACCACGGGCTACGAGATCGGCCCCGAGGATGTCAGCACCGCGATGGAATGGCCCGGCATCGTGGGCCTGGGCGAGATGATGAACTTCCCCGGCGTGATCAATGGCTCGCAGCAGATGCTGGCCGAGATCGCCGCGACGCAAGCGGCGGGCAAGACGGTGGGCGGGCATTACGCCTCGCCCGATCTCGGCCCCGCCTTCCACGCCTATGTCGCCGGCGGCCCGGCGGATGAACACGAGGGCACCTGCGAGGCCGACGCCGTGGCGCGGATGCGGCAGGGAATGCGGTCGATGATCCGCCTCGGCTCCGCTTGGTACGACATCGAAAGCCAGATCACCGCGATCACCGAGCGCGGGCTCGATCCGCGCAACATGATCATCTGCACCGACGATTGCTTCGCCAAGACGCTGGTGGAGGACGGCCACATGAATCGCGCGGTGCGCCACGCGATCGATTGCGGCTGCGACCCGCTGATTGCCCTGCAGATGGCCACGATCAACACCGCCACCCATTTCGGGCTGGAGCGCGAGCTTGGCCAGATCGCCCCCGGCCGCCGCGCCGACATGATCGTCACCTCCGACCTCTCCACCCTGCCGATCGAGGCGGTCTACGGGCGCGGCGAGAAGATCGCCGAGGGCGGCACCTGCCTCGTCGATTGCCCGCATCTCGACTGGCCGGATGACACGCGCCAGTCCGTCCACCTCGGCAAGACGCTCACCGCCGCGGATTTCGAGATCCGTGCCGAGGGCGCGGAGGTCACCGCCAATGTCATCGGTGTGGTCGAGAACCAGGCGCCGACGAAGGCGTTGCAGATGGATTTGCCGGTCCGCGACGGCGTGGTGGAACCGGACGGCATCGCGCAGATCGCCCTCGTGGAGCGTCATCGCGCCACCGGGGAGGTGACGAATGCCTTCGTCTCGGGCTTCGGCTACGGGCCGGGGATGGCCATGGCCTCCACCGTGGCCCACGACAGCCACCACATGATCGTGGTCGGCACCGACCGCGAGATGATGGCCCGCGCCGCGATGCGCTTGGGCGAAGTCGGTGGCGGCGTCACCCTTTGGCAGGATGGGGAAGAAAAGGCGCTGGTGGAATTGCCCATCGCGGGCCTGATGTCCGACCGCCCGGCGTCCGAGGTGGCCGCAAAGGTGACACAGCTTATCGAGGCGATGACCGCGGCGGGATGCTCCCTGAACAACGCCTACATGCAGCACTCCCTTCTGGCGCTTGTGGTGATCCCCGAATTGCGGATCTCGGACCTTGGGCTTGTCGACGTGCGGACGTTCGAGCTGACCCCGGTGCTGCCATGA
- a CDS encoding HAD family hydrolase: MRIAMWSGPRNLSTAMMYAFGQRADCVAWDEPFYAAYLAKSGVTHPMQQEILASQPERFDAVIEQIEEPPSRPVQYLKVMAHHMLPGVPLDWAEGFANVHLLRHPARVIASYAVKNDIEITLDDIGFAQAERIHAALPGPIIDSADIRANPEAMLRALCAAIDLPFDPAMLAWPEGPKACDGVWAPHWYDAVHRSTGFARAEGPLPDLPEHLQPLLAEALPIYEALHADRLRD, translated from the coding sequence ATGCGTATTGCCATGTGGTCCGGCCCGCGGAACCTGTCGACTGCGATGATGTATGCCTTCGGTCAACGCGCCGATTGCGTCGCCTGGGACGAGCCCTTCTACGCCGCCTACCTCGCGAAATCAGGCGTGACGCACCCGATGCAGCAGGAGATCCTCGCCAGCCAGCCCGAGCGCTTCGACGCGGTGATTGAGCAAATCGAAGAGCCGCCCTCAAGACCGGTTCAATACCTCAAGGTCATGGCACATCACATGTTGCCCGGCGTGCCCCTCGACTGGGCGGAAGGCTTTGCCAACGTTCACCTGCTGCGCCACCCCGCCCGCGTCATCGCCAGCTATGCCGTCAAGAACGACATCGAGATCACCCTCGACGATATCGGCTTCGCCCAGGCCGAGCGCATCCACGCCGCGCTCCCCGGGCCGATCATCGACAGCGCCGATATCCGCGCCAACCCCGAGGCCATGCTGCGCGCGCTCTGCGCCGCCATCGACCTGCCCTTCGACCCGGCCATGTTGGCGTGGCCCGAGGGGCCGAAAGCCTGTGACGGAGTCTGGGCGCCGCATTGGTACGACGCGGTCCACCGCTCCACCGGTTTCGCCCGCGCCGAGGGCCCGCTGCCCGACCTGCCCGAGCACCTGCAACCCCTCCTCGCCGAGGCGCTGCCGATCTACGAGGCCCTCCACGCGGACCGCCTGCGCGACTAG
- the msrA gene encoding peptide-methionine (S)-S-oxide reductase MsrA: protein MRDVIKIATLALAIFAGALVQGGRAHAADIRTAVVAGGCFWCVESDFEGVDGVIEVVSGFAGGSVPNPEYRDVVRGGTGHLEVVEITYDADVLPYAGLLRLFLRSIDPLDTEGQFCDRGESYTTAIFVNDDREREIAQGAIMEAEGSLGQNIVTPIRDAAPFYPAEDYHQDYYRSNDLVLTRFGPRRKSVAYDLYREACGRDQRVLDVWGSEAAFAADHL from the coding sequence ATGCGCGACGTGATCAAGATTGCGACCCTTGCGCTCGCGATCTTTGCCGGCGCGCTGGTCCAAGGCGGTCGCGCCCATGCCGCGGACATTCGCACCGCCGTCGTGGCCGGTGGCTGCTTCTGGTGCGTGGAGAGCGATTTCGAGGGCGTCGATGGCGTGATCGAGGTTGTGTCCGGCTTTGCCGGGGGCAGCGTGCCCAACCCCGAGTATCGCGACGTTGTGCGCGGGGGCACAGGCCATCTGGAAGTCGTGGAGATCACCTATGATGCCGATGTGCTGCCCTATGCGGGGCTGTTGCGGCTGTTCCTGCGCTCGATCGATCCGCTCGACACGGAGGGCCAGTTCTGCGACCGGGGTGAGAGCTATACGACGGCGATCTTCGTGAACGACGACCGCGAGCGCGAAATCGCGCAGGGAGCGATCATGGAGGCCGAGGGGAGCCTCGGCCAGAACATCGTCACGCCGATCCGCGATGCCGCGCCGTTCTACCCGGCGGAGGATTACCACCAGGATTACTACCGCTCGAACGATCTTGTGCTGACGCGCTTTGGCCCGCGCCGCAAATCGGTCGCTTACGATTTATATCGCGAGGCCTGTGGCCGGGACCAAAGGGTTCTGGACGTCTGGGGCTCCGAGGCGGCCTTTGCCGCCGATCACCTGTGA